Below is a window of Taeniopygia guttata chromosome 23, bTaeGut7.mat, whole genome shotgun sequence DNA.
CTCCATCCTCTGCACTTCCCGCGgggcagcagcctcagcagcagccgCCGGTTTCGGCGCCTGCCTCGTCTCCTTCGGGTGCACAGCCACAATccaagcccagccccagccccacgccGGCCGGCGGCCCTAAGAAAGGACAAGGACAGTCTCCTGGCGGCGGCCCCAAGGGGCCGGGCGGCCCGCAGCAGGGGCCGCACAAAGGCGGCCCAGGGCACcgcggcgggccgggcggggagccgcggggccgcgggcagcagcaccagggccagcagagcctcggggcacagcagggctcgGTGGAAAGGAGCGAGAAGCTGTCGGACGAGGTGAGTCACGGCCCCCCCACACCTCCCTCAGGCACAAGATGGCGGCCGCTCCGCGCGCCGCGCCGCCATCTTGAGGGGAGGAGCGGGAGAGGCGGCGGCGCCTCAGCGGGGAGCGAGCggggcccggggccggggcgggccggcGCTGCGGTTTGCGTTCCGTCGCGGTGCCCGGGCGTGCGGTTTGGGTTTCCTCGCGGTGCCCCCggcgctgctggggctgcggtTTGGGTCTCTTCGCCGTGCCACGGGGCTGCGGTTTGGATCCTCTCGCAGTGCCCGGGTGGTCCTGGGGTTGCGGTTTGTGTTCTCCGGGGCTCCCGGCAGTTCTGTGTGCAGCACTCAGTGATGGCTCGAACTGGTTTGATTCTTTTAGGGGTTTAAAGCGAACCTCTCTCTGCTGAGGCGGCCCGGGGAGAAGACGTACACACAGCGCTGCCGGTTGTTTGTTGGGAATTTGCCTGCTGATATCACAGATGAAGACTTTAAAAGATTGTTTGCCAAATATGGGGAGCCGGGAGAGGTTTTTATCAACAAGGGGAAAGGCTTTGGATTCATTAAATTGGTAGGCATTCCTGTTGTGTGTTCATCCGTTTCGTTCTCGGGATGTGGTGATGTACAACTTAGTTTTCTAAGACTGGCTTTTGCCCTTCCGCCAGGAATCTAGAGCTCTTGCAGAAATCGCGAAGGCAGAGTTGGACGATACCCCCATGAGGGGCCGGCAGCTCCGCGTTCGCTTTGCCACTCACGCCGCAGCCCTTTCGGTGCGGAACCTCTCACCCTACGTGTCCAACGAGTTGCTCGAGGAGGCTTTTTCCCAGTTCGGTCCGGTGGAAAGAGCTGTTGTGATTGTAGATGACCGAGGTAGATCAACAGGAAAAGGCATTGTTGAGTTTGCATCAAAGCCAGCTGCGAGGAAAGCATTTGAACGGTGTACTGAGGGGGTGTTTTTGTTGACAACGTAAGTACTTTGCCAGGATCTTTTAGTTTTAAGCTGAATAAAGACTGTAGGATTCTAGTTTTTCAGAATAAGGGCTTTTAGAGGAGTAAAACGAGTATTTTCTGTTCAGCACTCCCAGGCCAGTTATTGTGGAACCGTTGGAACAACTGGATGATGAAGATGGTCTTCCAGAAAAGCTTGCTCAGAAGAATCCGATGTATCAAAAGTAGGCACTGTCTTTTGATATAAAGAGCCCATTAATGATGTTTTAAGTGGTATAAGTGGTATTGTCCTTGGCACTGAGGAGTATGGaaaatttttcagaaacagGCTTTAGATTTTCGGTTTTACTGCCagttcttgtttttttttttttttttttgttcgtAGTTTAAAGTAACAATGATTTGTTTAGTATATTCACTAAGTGTTACACAAGTAGTTTTCTACATTGTagtacaaagaaataacagctCGACACATGGTTTTGGTCTGTGTAGAAACTTGAAAATCAGACTTGAACTGTTTCATGCTATTGTTAAAAGCTGTCACCTCCCTGAATGCATGTCTCGGGTTGATGATCCCATGGGGAACTTGGAAATTTACATTCATGGCTTGAAATgagaaacaaagtaaaattatAACTCATTCCATGATTACTATAAACTTGTTGTATGTGGATTTGCCTTTTGAGCTGACTACTGGCATAAAGGAACAAAGAGTCTAGAGGAGTATTAAAGAGCCAAGAGAAGTCTTTTCTGAAACAGCAGTTTTGTGTTGGAATCTGTACATTAAACCTGCTTGTTGTAGGAATTTTGTATTTTCCCAGATCACAAAAGGGAGTGCAGGGAGGGAGATCCAGTCAGTCTTGCTTGGCTTAGAAAGTGCTCAAAATTCCTTGCTTTGATCAAAAATTGTAAGTGGTTTAGAGGCAGCTTTGAGAAGAATGTGGATTAATACAGTGTTCCAAACCGCTGAAGTAGTTCATATTGGTAGTGCATGGAAAGCTTTTGAACTTGGTAGTTTAATTCCATAAATTATTGAATCCTAAATTCGAGTTTATTTATGTGACAAAACAACCTGCTGGCCCTCGGGCACTTTTAGAACTATTTACCTGAAAGTGAAGGCTTTTATTTGCCTTTGACACagagtgctttggcacaggaAAACTCCACCTTGATTGTGCCTGCTTGGGCAAAGGCCTGACTTGTTGAGGATTTTGCACCTGCAGTTGTCATCAGTGAAGTGTCTAAAGACAGTTAGGAATTAGGCAAAAAAGCAGTAGCACTCTGAAAATTTGCTTGTATGTGGTAGTGCAGGAGTGTCCATACAGCTGTGATAATTATTTGTGTTCAGTGCTGCTGAGTGTGTAAGATGCAGCAGTTCCATCACAGCGAGGTGGTTGTCAGGTATTTTCAGGGTGCCCTTGATGTTCCCTGATAATTCAGTCATTTTGCTCATGATCTTGCATTGACCTTGAGTTTCCATGATTGCCCGCTCTTTCTGCAGGGAAAGAGAGACTCCTCCCCGTTTTGCTCAGCCTGGCAGTTTTGAATTTGAATATTCTCAAAGGTGGAAATCTTTagatgaaatggaaaagcagcagagagagcaAGTGGCAAAAAACATGAAAGATGCCAAGGACAAACTTGAAAGTGAGATGGAAGATGCTTATCATGAGCATCAGGCAAACCTCCTTCGTCAAGGTAATGGGTTCTGTATTCTTactatttatttgctttaaatgcTGGCTTAAATATATGGCTCTTTAATGGTTCAGTGAGGAAATTCATGCTTCTAACTGTGAACTTGAGAATTTCGGAATTAAAGAGGAACTGGTAGTTTTTTGGTATTTATTTCAGTGATGTATTGGTAAGAATGGTTATAAATTCTAAGAATGTCAAATTTTTGACATAGAATTTAGAATGTCAGTTTTAGAATCCAGTAACAGTGACACTGGGAGGTACTTCTCTGCCACAGTGCAGCTGAGGCAAATCTAATTCAGATGTAGGTAAAAATGGGACATAGTGTGGAAAAGCTGCTCACAGGATTCATTCCTGCAGACCTCATGAGGcgccaggaggagctgaggcGTATGGAAGAACTCCATAATCAAGAAATGCAGAAACGCAAGGAAATTCAGCTGAGGTTAGTTTGGCTTTCATGGGATTTTATTCAAAGTTAAAtttaccattttcttttttcaattaCTTACATatgaaagtttttatttttcaagaaacaCCATTGCTGCTTCAGTTTGTGTTTGCGAAATTGAACCACTGTGTAAGTTTCTCTTCAAATATTTGAGCATCATAGAgtatgtttttgggtttttttctgaagtgtaATCTTTCAGTGCCTTTATATTGCTGGAGCAGTTGATGTTGGTGTTCAGTGTGCTCCACTCCTGGTGTTTAACAACTGCTTTGATgaccaggcaggaggaggagcgtCGCCGGCGGGAGGAGGAGATGATGATCCGTCAGCgggagatggaagagcagaTGAGAAGACAGAGGGAAGAGAATTATAGTAGAATGGGTTACATGGATCCAGTAAGTGGCAGTGTGGTGGGTTTGGGTTACATTACCGTGCTCGGGAATTTTGCAGATGTATTTTCAAGATTGCTGTGTTTTGCTTCCTTTGGGTTGGCAATTTAACTGTGTCTGTGTATGGGCAGTGGCAGTAGTTGGCTGTACATGTGCTTTGTCTCCTGAAAAGTTTGAATTTTGGTGGTTGATGATTCAAGTTAAAAGTTGTTTCTTCTATGCAGAGGGAGCGAGACATGAGAATGGGTGGTGCTGCCACAATGAACATGGGAGGTAAAGAACCTTTTAAGTAATTAGTTTGTGTGACTAACTTAGAAATTGTCAGAATATGATTATATATTTCTCTCTCTTAGATCCTTATGCTTCAGCAGCCCAGAAATTTCCACCTCTGGGAGGTGGTGGCGGCATAGGTTATGAAGCTAATCCAGGAGTTGGCCAAGCAGCCATGAGTGGTTCTATGATGGGAAGTGACATGGTAACGTATCCTGTGGTGGCTTTAGCTTAGCACAAGGGAGTTGTTGTGGTTGGGAATGAGTTCTCCAGTGTTCGGATGGTTGTGGAAATGTCACTGTTAACTGCTGACTCTCTTGTCAGGTGTTTAACACAGGACAACGTGGCAGTGTGTAGCACTACAGTAGTTGATAACCTTAATGGTAGCTTACACACTCAGAAATTGTTTCTAAGTGGATTCAAATGTGCTCGTAAGCATATTTGCAGTTAACTGACTTCATTGGACTTTGGAAATTCTGCGTCACTGTTAGGCTTGGAAGGATTTTTTATGAATTCTAGAGAATCTGACAAATCTCATCAAAATACTTAATGTGGTAGCTTTTCAGTTATCTGATGTTCTGTATTGATGGACAAGAGATTTTTTGTTCTCCTTCCGAATGTGTAACACTGTTTTGGCCCTTCCAAGCCTAGGTAGGCTGGATGCTTGTTGGTCTGGGTGTGCTGTTCAGTCCAAAATCTGCGCTCAGGTCTGTTCCAGCAGCACATTAACTTAAATTATCAATGGTAAAGAGCATATCCCTTAGTCTGTGCTGATGTGGCTGTAGAAGAGCAGTAATGCTGGTTTTTAGCTTCAGGCATGTTCCAGCTATCCTGGACTGTAGCCATTTGTGGTTCCTGTCTCCCAAAGGAATGATAGCCCAGTCTGTTTTCCTATGTTGGGCATGACACAAAGGTAGAGCCTGTTAAAACTACAGCATATCTCCTGTTTCGAGGTATGCTTCCAGACTGTACTGATTTCTGGCACACTACATGTGTGGCTGGGCTTGGCCCTGTTTGGTGTTCCTACACTGAAGCACCATGGATGTAGATGACAGAAGTGTTTAATGGGCAGGATGGGAATCTGTTGGCTTAGGTGGCAATACCAGTGTGCTTTCACCCTCCTGAAAGGGTGTACACTCGTAGCACAAGCTGAACTAAAtgatttttgggtgggtttaGGCCTCTGGCTTAATGAGCTGAGCTACCATAGTAGCTTGTCAGATATCTTCTGTTTTACTTTTTGGGGAACATATCTTTGGAATGGTAACTTCCCAGAGCATCATTGATTCAGTAGACAGTGCTGTTGGCCTTGAGGTATCTCAATAACCTACTGATAAATAAGCAGTTCCTGAGCTTCCTGTGAGCAGTTAGGCAGTGTGTGGTGGATACTATGtacatttttctcctgaaaaccATGGTACAGGTGCATGTTAAACTTGTGTAATACCTGAAATGTGATCTGGTCAAAAGATGTGACAGTGAGGTGGATTAACTGCCTGGAGTTTCTTAGGTTGGGGATCTCTGCCACACAATGTGGTCACAGTTCCTGGGCTGATACCTTTAAACAGAACTGGAGATGAGCTGAAACTGCCATGAATTAGGCAGAAATAACCTAAGTAATATTTGTGAAACTCCTTTCTTGGAAGGATTGATGCTGACTTTCAGAAGTCAGGAGATCTGAAGCGTGCATTTTCAGTTGCAGATACTTTTTGTAACAAACCACCTACCATTGTTCTGTGACTCGGTAGTGGGAACCTTGgttgaaatgaaaatttaaagcTCCCTTTGACCTCATAATGTGTAACTTCTGTAGGCTGAGTGCTGATCACACCTAGTAATACAGTAACTGAACAAAGTACATGCAACTAGAGGTACTAGTAAATAGACCTGAAGTCTCTGCTTTATTGCAGAGTAACTTAGCTGTTATACCTTGGTGTGAAACCTTTTCAATTGCTGTGAAGCTGTGAATTTTCCAAGAGCTTGTGGTGAAGGtggggggtgggaagggagaTACTGCCTGGATGCACACAACCCTCTGTGCATAGCTCTAACTGGAAACACTGAGTGCTTGGAACACGTTTTGCATCTgatgcagcaccagcagctccgaAGTACGTTGGGTTTGAACAAGTGCCAGTCTTTGCTTGAGCAGTTGCGTTGGTTAGGTAAAGCACTGGTCAGTagcttttttcactttttttttttttcttcttgcaatGCAGTAGTGCTCACAATGAGTTTTGGTACTGCCAAAGGCCTCTGCAGTTTAGTCAGCAGACTGTAGTCTTAACCCCATCTTGAAAAGCACATGGTCTCTAGACAGCACATGCCAGTCCTGGTGAGTAGGCATTCTGTTACATTTGATGAATGTCAGCTCCTGCTTCAGCCAACTGGAGCTGCATTCTCTCATTAGGCTTATTTGGAAATTACAGTGATTACTGCACTAAAGGTGAGACGTTCACAAGCTATTTGCATTAACTTGGTTGAAAATTTTGCTAGAGCTCATTTGGAAAAGTTGTTAATTCACATCTGCACTAATGCTTACATTTCTAGCACTGCAGGGAGGATCTGTTCTTTGTAACAGATGTATGAGAATGCATCAAGTGGGAACATACCTCAAGGCATGTATTACaataaactaatttttaaattacccttttttcctttctatgtTCCCGGTACCTGTGGATCGGCTCAATGGTGATTGTATCGACGAACCTTGACTACGGAACCTTCTAAAAATATATACTTAACACACATGGACATCAACTACTTATAATGAACTGTTAATTCTGTTCCAATAGCGTCCTGAACGCTTTGGGCAGGGAGGTGCGGGGCCCGTGGGTGGCCAGGGTCCTAGAGGAATGGGGCCTGGAACACCAGCAGGATATGGTAGAGGGAGAGAAGAATATGAAGCCCCAAACAAAAAGCCCCGATTTTAGATGTGACCTGTAGTTTCATTCCAGTTTGTTTTTGTCTGTCTTGTTTAGACACCGACTTCTTAATTCTTGCATTTTAGTAAGAAAGCTACGTTTTTATGGATGTTAGAAACTTACTGACCTAATATTTGTAAGTGGTCTGTTTGGGCGAGTACAATTTAATTATGTAATGCAGTGTTTCAAAATCAAATTTAGCTGTTTTTTTTGATGTATAACGTCCCTAACTTGATGGCAGTGTACCTTGTGCCACTGAATTCCCAAAGTGTACCAACCTTTTTTTTACTGTGcttgaaataaatagaaaactAAATGTAGTAACTCTTCTTGCCAGTCGTGGTTAAACAAACGAGGCCAAATACCACACCTGCCACAGTAACCTGAAAGCCTCGAGCTGAGGTCGGACCTAGACCAGGGTGTGGAACTGCAGTGAAGAGCGAGATCTCTTCCCACAGTGCCTCTGTAGCCAAAGATTGGGTTAAATTGTAGCCGAACTTTGAAGTAGGTGCAGATTTTTTGAGCAGTAATTGTGCTGCAACAAGGAAGCAAATGGAAATCTTACAAATGCTGTAAGATACATTATTTAAAGCTTCACTGCAAGCGGTGCAGTAATGAATTCCATATTTTAGCTATGGGTGGTGGGATGGTAGCACTTACCACCCTGGCAGTTACTGCTTGGAATCTTTTAAAGACTTTAAGCAGAAGACTAGCAatggttattttaaaataaattcatagAATGCCTTGTATTGGCTGACTTTCTCACTAAAGGATTGTTAATGTGATATTTATATGCTCTTAAGCTGTCTTGAGATTACAGGATCTGGCCTTGCTCCATATTGTACACCTGCCTGAAATTGCTTGGCAAAAAGACCAGAAGTGTTACTCAGTGATTAAGGTTAATTTGCTTATGTCCTCATGCTAACAGTGGACTAATTTGCCTAGTTCAGAATACAATCATTTGTATTATGGGGACTTCAGGAACTGTTCTTCAATTGTGTAGCTGGTGGGCAAATCCTAAAATCCTGTATGTAAAATACAGCAATCAGCTTGCTTGCATGATGGTTATCgcttttttattattgatgTTTGGAGATAATGCTTCAAAAGTAGTATCTGAATCTGGAGTTTTAAGAGTTACTACTACACAGTGCAAATAAACTCCCTTTAAGGTTCTTTTGTAGAAGATCTGATGAATTCGTTAGTTTGCTGTTCATTTTATTAAGCCCCAGAAGAATTTCAAAGCATTCTGGACTCATTGGTAAGGTAGTTGCTTTGCTTGTTATTACAATGTACCAGGTAAACTGGGAACGTGGCTTCCCAGTGTCAAATACCTCAGTGTTAATGCAGGATACATCAACCTGCTTGGCACAAAGTAGGTAAACTTAGCTTGGCTGTACCTTCACATGATCCCCAACCACCCGAGTTCTGTGAATAGCTTTAATCTTCCCAATATCCTTGCATTCCTTGTGCTGAGCATTGGCTAATTCTAAATTTTCTGCTAAATTTTCCCTGTGGTTAAAACCTAAAGTGTCAGATTGCAGGGTTTTAGGGTACAGATGTCTGATCCCTCTTGAAGTACTGTTACCCCTTAAATGACAATAGCAAGTTGAGAAATGCTGATACAGGTAACACTGACGTGGAACATGAAGCTCACTAAAAAGTGATTCAGCTTGTTTGGTGAATGCTTTTTGTTTACCCAGAAAAGTTTGGGAGTCGATAACATGTTACAACAATGAATTGCTCTTGAGAGGAGGAAATTCCAAATTGGCAGTTCCTAAACTGCAGACCAAGTATTTGGAAGTTACTTGTATTGGATAGTTTACAAATGAGCAGTATCGACGCAATTTGCATTATTGAAGCGGTTTCAAACAATATCTTTTCTGGAGGGTGTTCATGGGACACCCTCAAAAGGTGAAGGTGTCCAAGGTGGGGAATTCTGAACGTGaacattaaattaatattttcagtttatttttcagattaCATGTCATTCTTAATTAAAAGAGATGCTGGTGCATATCCTAAAGTATGTTCTTTTATAGTTCTGTAACTTGGAAGAGTGAAGGATGCTGCTGTCTTTGTACCTTACAGAGCTTTTCTTTGGGTACCCCTGTTTTGTACGTAAGCTACTGTTGCTAGGTATTAAAATAGCTGAGCTGCAAAACCATGATTAgtaaatatatttgaaagatTTGGCAGTTTTCAAAAGATCTGAAAGTTTGGTTAAATCTGGCTTTGTTGTAGCTGCATAAGCAGAATTTCTAAAACAAGTTCTGCTTTGAGTTGCATGTACTAAACAGGCATATGATGAACTAGCCAACTTCTTTTCAAGACCTTTTAAAGATGATGTCTTAAAAGCTGGCAAACATGTCAACTTTAAAATCTGATAAAAGTTACTAAATGTGGGAGGTGAGAAAGTGACATTCCTTTGATCTACTCCTTGAGATTTTGGACTTCTTTCATAAACTCAGATTTATATAATTGAATCTTCTAAAAATCATTCAGAAAAGTGCTTTGCTGGTCAGACCTGGTTTTGGATGGTCTGGATCGCATAACATTTTTGTACTGGACTTGAAGGACATTGGCTGTTGCAATTTAGCTTATTTTATCAAAATTGAGCCCATTTTGATACTCGGAGCTCTAAAAACTGCAGCAAGTAGAAACTGGTATCGTTACACATATGTCTTCACACTTTCTCAGAAATGAATACAGAATAATCTTACCCTCTGGCGTAGATATATTACACTAATCATTTATACAGCTGATGAGAAATTGAAAATGCTTTTGAgattttgtggtatttttgtgGTAGACAAATTCTTG
It encodes the following:
- the SFPQ gene encoding splicing factor, proline- and glutamine-rich — translated: MSRDRFRSRGGGGGGFHRRGGGGGRGGPNHDFRSPPPGMGMGQNRGPMAGGPQGPGGPPGGGPKPEPPKPPTSTSAPPSSSSSASATTAGPTGSQAGAPPSSALPAGQQPQQQPPVSAPASSPSGAQPQSKPSPSPTPAGGPKKGQGQSPGGGPKGPGGPQQGPHKGGPGHRGGPGGEPRGRGQQHQGQQSLGAQQGSVERSEKLSDEGFKANLSLLRRPGEKTYTQRCRLFVGNLPADITDEDFKRLFAKYGEPGEVFINKGKGFGFIKLESRALAEIAKAELDDTPMRGRQLRVRFATHAAALSVRNLSPYVSNELLEEAFSQFGPVERAVVIVDDRGRSTGKGIVEFASKPAARKAFERCTEGVFLLTTTPRPVIVEPLEQLDDEDGLPEKLAQKNPMYQKERETPPRFAQPGSFEFEYSQRWKSLDEMEKQQREQVAKNMKDAKDKLESEMEDAYHEHQANLLRQDLMRRQEELRRMEELHNQEMQKRKEIQLRQEEERRRREEEMMIRQREMEEQMRRQREENYSRMGYMDPRERDMRMGGAATMNMGDPYASAAQKFPPLGGGGGIGYEANPGVGQAAMSGSMMGSDMVKMKAE